The genomic stretch TTCTACGATAGCCCAGGATATGGCGAAAGCGTTCGTCGTATTCTTTGATAAGTTCTGCAAGCTCAATATTTCCTAATTCCTGTTCCGGAGTCTTACGATGTAACCATTTATAATAAGCTGCCCGGGATATTCCAAGCTGTTTACACATCCATTCGATACTCCATTTCTTTGTTTCATGAAAATATCCAACAGCTAAATATTTTGTTTCGTAGCGCAGTTTGCCAAGTCTCACATCCCTTCGAATTCTTTCACTTTTTTTAACAATTCAACTACCATATCTTTTTCTTCAAGTTGGCGTTTGAGCCTGAGATTTTCCCGACGCAAACGTTCTAATTCACCTACCTCATCATCGGTTTTATGGCGACCACGTTTATCTGATAATCCCTCTTCTCCATTAGCGTCGTACTTTTTCACCCAGGAATAGACCTGACTGTATGAAACATCATAGATGCTTGCAGATTCTTTATAATCACGATTATGTTTAAGACAGTATTCAACGATTTCTTTACGTTCTTCAATAGATGTTCTTCTTCTTGCTTCTGCCATATAGACCTCCTTTTTAGGATTATAATCCTTAAGTTCTCTATTGGCATTATAACGCTTTATCCAGTTTCTGAGTACCTCTCTGGAAGATATATTGTATTTAGCAACGATATCATCTACACTTCCTTCGCCTGATAAAACAGCTTTAACACATATAATTTTAAAATCAGATGAATAGGAAGTGTTACCTGATTTGTGAGCGAATGCTGCAATTCCATAAATCGTATATTTTGAAATCCATTGTCTTAAGGTTTTACTTCCAATGTTATATTTAGCAGATATATAATCGTAGGAACCAACTCCATCAAGATACTCCTGTGAAACCTTTGCACGGAATTCAGGAGTATGTGGTGATTTTGCCATAAAATAATCCTCCATAAGTAGATTTTGGTTATTTACCATGTCTACTTATGGAGGATCATATCAGAGCCTCCCTGTGCTTTTCTTCTGCTTTTATTATAAGCGATACGCTGTTTAAACGGTATGCCGACAGTGCTGCCGCTGCCTGCTATGCCGCTTATTTTAACAACTGGTACCGTAATCCATAATCCGTACTGTACCATATCAGCATTCCATATTCTCTTCTGGGAATGCGCACATTTAAATTCCATTCAGGATATTGCTTGATGATCTGGAGGCGGTCGCCGGATGCCAAAGCTACAAAGGAAATGTAATGCTCTTTATCCATAGGGTGTTCACTGGTGATATACCAGTCATCTTCCACCAAGTGTACGGTCAGCCTTTCGCCTTCTTCGGCCTTTTTCAAAGTCTGAGCTGCTAATTTTTTACCGCAGCAAGAGACTTCCGCCTCTCCCGTGCAGAACGTTATATTCTGGCATGTGGGACAAACGAAATATTTTGTATTTTTCATATTACCTCCTGTAAAATCGTTGGGAGTCAAATCTCCGGCCAGTAAATTCATAATATCAATCTCTAAAATACTGGAAAGCTCCGGTATAAGAGAAATATCAGGAAGACCCAGGCCCCTCTCCCACTTGGATATGGTTTTATCGCTAAGGTTCATCTTATCCGCAAGTTCCCTTTGTGTCATACGGTGTTCCTGGCGTAAGGTGCGGATTATGCTGCTTACTCTACTGTTTTCCATGCTTAACCTCCATATCAGGAATTAAGGATCAAGGTTTTGATTCTTTTCCAGCCATAATTCCAGAAGTGTATTAACATCGTCAGAAAATTCACGATCCGTCTGTGTTTCATTTCTTTCTATTTCCTCGATAACTTCAAAGGAAAATCCGGATGCCCCGGACTCCTTCCACGCATCCATCATACTTGGTTCAGGGCATGAATCCGTTGACACAAAAAATTTGAAACGGTTTTTTGCCCCCTGTATATCTTCAGTTGCCCGAAACCATGCTTCATCCCTGTCCTTGCATCTAATACAATATACGCCCCCGACTATTTTTCTATTTTGATACTGCTCTTTTAAAGCTTTCCTTGATGACTTATCCATTTTGTTTCACCATCTTTCTTAAATTCAGAGTTTCTTCTCCGCATATCATTGTAGTTGTTCGTCGTGGGGTTTTCAATCTACGCTCCGTAGAGTTTCTTCTATCAAAATTTCTTCATCACGTAATTTGTCAGAATAACGCCTTTTCGTTCTACCTGCTGTTCCTTGATAACCCTATATCCGCGGGATTCAAAAAACGGCTTTGCAGTTATGGAAGCATGTGTTGTCACCGGACCTGCAGGGAAATCTGCTTCCAGCCGGTTACAAAGGGCGGTTGCAATCCCCTGCCCCTGATAGTCCTTATGGATATAGAGGCGGTCAAGATAACCGGTATTATCCATATCTCCAAATCCGACAATCATACCGTTTTTCTCGGCTACAAGCGTATGATGCTCCAAGAATGAACGGTCCCAGGCAGCCCTGTCAATATCTTTTGATGACCACGCATCAAGCTGCTCCTTTGTATAGTCTCTGGAGCATATTTTATGGACCGTATCATAAAATAATTCTGCCATTTCCTCAATATCTTTTGAATGATATTCCCTGATTGTCATTTTCTCTCCCAATTTATGCCGTTCCTTTGTCTCGATTAGACGCCCGCAGTACCAAAAGAGGCTGCCGCTGTCTTATGGGTATTTTACCATAAACAAGTTCAGTCTGCTATCCAAAAGAAAAAAATGAGGGTATCCCAAAAGACATTCATTGACTTTTGAGATACCCTCGTTTATTTCATTATAACTATCTGAAAAACTGCATGAACTGTTGTACGATTCCCTGTGTCATGACATCGGCCATTTCCAGGGCTCCTCTTTCAATGTCTGCAAATATATCGATGCTGTCTTCATAATTCTGTGTCAGAATATCCGTAGCTTCCGTTTTTGTCATTGCCAGGTGATTATAAAGCATTTCCTGCCATTCATCGACCGACCAATTGGGATTGATATTGGAAAGGAATGTTGCAATCTGGTCTGCATTTTCATACCAGCGTTTTTCCGCATCGGAGGCAGCATCAACGTTGCCTTCCTTCGCTGCTATAACAAGATCATTGGCAATAGTAAGGTGAGTTGTCAGCAGCTCTGCAAATCTTGCGGCTGTATCCTGCCCATAAAACGTAACCAATACTTCTTCGAAATCCTTTGGATTCTGCAGAAGGCGATCTGTTGTAACTTTCAAACTCGGAAGATCAAAAGCTATGCCTTCAATAACCATTCTCGTCCAGTATACATGCTGTAACCATAAAAGCCTCAAATAGTTAGATACGTTTTGCTCTGCCTCGGTGATACACATGGTGATAGGGGGTTGAGGCTGCGGCATTGGTATTGGCTGCGGAGTCGGCATTGGCTGCGGAGCCGGCATTGGCTGCGGAGTCGGCATTGGTCGCGGAGTCGGCATTGGCTGCGGAGTCGGCATTGGCCGCGGAGTCGGCATTGGCTGTGGAGTCGGCATTGGCCGCGGAGTCGGCATTGGCTGCGGAGTCGGCATTGGCTGCGGAGTCGGGCAGATTGGTGGCTGTCTCTGTCCAAATGGGATACAAATCACCTGACCAACAAACAGATTTGTTGGATTAACACCTGGATTTACAGAGATGATCGCTTCAACTGTAGTCTGAAAACGTTGTGCAATAATCCAAAGGGTATCGCCAGCCTCTATGATATAAGAATGTAATCCTCCTGGGCAGAGATTCTCGGTGCGTCCCCTTCGACCTTCTTCAGGGCGCTCTCTTCTGCGTTCTTCTTCAGGACGTTCCCTTCTGCGTTCTTCTTCAGGGCGTTCCCTTCTGCCTTCTTCTTCAGGGCGTTCCCTTCTGCGTTCTTCTTCAGGGCGTTCCCTTCTGCGTTCTTCTTCAGGGCGTTCCCTTCTACGTTCTTCCTCCATGCGTCCCCTTCGACCTTCCTCCTCCATGCGTTCCCTTCTGCGCTCTTCTACCGTGCGTTCCTCTCTCCGTCCTTCTTCATTGCGTGGCCGGTTTTGCGGTCTTTCAGGCGCAGCGCATTCTGCTGACCGAGGAATGCAGATTTCCTGGCCAACAAACAGATTACCAGGAGTTATGCCCGGATTAGACTCCATAATTGCTTCAACTGTAGTGCAATGGCGCTGTGAAATAAGCCATAAGGTATCACCGGCCTGAACTGTATAGGGATGTAAACCTTCCGGACACCTGGTCCTTATGTTTCTGCGCCTCCGGTCTTCCTCTATAAAAGCTTGGGACATAGGCTGATTCATAGGCTGTGTCTGAGGCTGAGTCTGAGGCTGAGTCTGAGGCTGAGTCATCGGCTGAGCTTGTGAAGGCATATTACGATTTCCGCCCGCCTGTGGAATACAGATAACCTGACCAATGAACAGACGATTCGGATTTAGGCCTGGATTCGCCTCCATAATTTCGTCAATGGATATGGAATGACGCCGCGAAATAAGCCACAGGTTATCTCCGGCTTGAATTGTATAAGATTGCATCGTTCCCGAACAATTATTCATACCGCTTTCCGGAACAGATGTCTGTGGCTGAGTCTGGGTCCTGCGCTGAGGCTGAGTCATTGGACCAGTCGTCGGCTGAGTCTGGGGACCAGTCATTGGTTGAGTCTGGGGTTGTGTCATCGGCTGGGTCTGTGGCCCGGTCATCGGCTGGGTCCGGGGCTGAGTCGTAGGCTGTGTCTGTGGTCCGGTCATCGGTTGTGTCTGTGGTCCGGTCATCGGTTGTGTCTGTGGCCCGGTCATAGGTTGTGTCTGTGGCCCGGTCATAGGTTGTGTCTGTGGCCCGGTCATCGGCTGGGTCTGAGGTCCGGTCATCGGCTGGGTCCGGGGCTGAGTCGCAGGCTGTGTCTGTGGCCCAGTCATCGGCTGCGTCTGTGATGGCATATTGCGGTTCCTGCTTCCTTGGGGAACGCAGATCACCTGCCCAATCATCAGATTATTGGGGGTTATTCCAGGATTTACAACCATAATTTCCTCTACGGTAGTACGAAAGCGCTGTGAAATAAGCCATAGTGTATCACCGGATTGAATCGTGTAGGAGAGCAATCCTTCAGGGCAAGGAGTCATAAGATTACTGCCTTTCAATTAAGCAATTTTCCATATTTTATGATTTATAAATCAAAATAGTACCTGTCAGCCCATAAAAAATATATTTTTGTAAAATATTGACAAAACAAAACGCTGGAAAGCAGCATACTCCGGATCTTGGATTCCCCTCCTGTTCATGGCATTTCCCTCTCCCGCTTAACCAAAATCCTGCCGGCAAATTCTGTTAATAAAATTCAGATAAATTAGGCTTTATATGACAAAAGTGAAAATTCTTTCAAGAAAATATAAAATATGAATTGCTTAATAAAAAAACTTTTGATATTATTTTATACATATAGGTGTATTTTAACACCTTACCTATAAAATTGCGTAAAGGGGGTCCTGTTATGGCAAAAGAGGAAAAAGAAAAAATTTTCATGCAGATGCCGTTAGGCTATGCCTACTATGAAATTATCTTTGGAAGTACGAAACACACACGGGAATATGTTCTTTCAGAAGCAAATGATGCCTTTTTTGATCTCTGGGGCCTTGACAAAGAAAAAGCGCTGCAAAAAAACGTATCCCTGCTTTTGAAGAATAAAGCAGAAGCCCCCGCATGGCGTACGTTTCATGAACGCTTAGAAAATGCAGAAAAAGACAAGCATTTCATCGTGATCATTGGGGAGCGCAGCTTTAAGGTTACTATCTACAATCCTACATCAGACGGACTGACGGCTATTTTTGATGATATTACGGAAATCAATGGGGAGCTTGAGTCTCAAAGAGCGAAAAATGAAAGACTAAACCGGGATATTGATGTTTTTTTTAACAGCACCCAGGATGGTTTGTTTTTTCTGGAATATAAAAACGGAGAATTCCGTTATATCCGGAACAATATGGTCCATCAAAGATTGACCGGATTGACCATTCCTCTTATGGAAGGAAAAACGCCCATAGAAGCAATGGGTGATGATGTGGGGAGTATATTGCAGGTGGGATATAAGAAATGTATCGCTTCCGGAGAAACCATAATGTACGAGGAAACCGTAGAGTTTAAGGGAACCCCCAGGAATTGGCTGGTTCGGCTTACCCCTGTTAAGGAAAATCGGAAGGTCTCCTATATTATCGGATCACGAATTGATGTTACAGAATTAAAAAAGCTGCAGGAAGATAAGGAACAGCTTCTTGAAAACTTAAATTCCATGTTTACGGAGCACTCTGCAGTCATGCTGATCATTGATATGAATACCGGGAAAATACTTAATGCCAACCCAGCCGCCCGCAGCTTTTATGGCTATACCAGGGAAGAAATTTTAACCATGCACATACAGGATATCAGTCAAACTCCTAATGACGCCATCAAACTTATGCGTGTTCAGGCCCTCAATAATGAAAGGCCCTACTCCCAGTTTTCCCACCGCTTAAAGGACGGGACTGTCAAAATGGTAGACGTATATTCCAGCCAAATCACCTATGAAGGAAAAAGTCAGCTCTTCTCCATAATCTTTGACGTATCAGACCGGGAAAAATTCAGATACGACCTTTATTGGGACAAAGAATTGTTAAGCGTTACCCTTAACTCCATTGGTGATGGCGTCGTTACCACTGATAACGAAGGAAAAATTACCTATTTAAATCAGGCCGCTCAGGAAATCACCAGCTGGAATAATGAGACTGCAATCGGAAGGCCTTTTGAGGAAATCTTTGATTTAAGAAATGAAACCTCCGGAGAAGCCATCTCAAACCCGATCCGTGCCGTTCTTAAAACGGGAAAGATCGTGGAATTTGCCAATCATACCGTTCTTTTAAACAGGCAGGGAGATTTTATTCCCATTACAGACAGCGCCGCGCCCATTAAGGATCAAACAGGGCATATGTACGGCGTTGTCATGGTCTTTCACGATGTAAGCCACGAAAAAAAGCAGCAAAGAAGGATTATGTACTTAAGCTATCATGATTCATTGACTGAAATCTTCAACCGCAGGTACGTGGAGGAGGAAATGATCCGGATCGACAGGGCCTCTATGCTGCCTATTACGGTAATCATGGGGGATGTAAATGGCCTAAAGGTGACCAATGACGTCTTTGGCCACAAAACAGGGGATCTCCTTTTAAGGGAAGTTGCGAAAATATTGAAACATGCCTTACCGAAAAACGGGATCGCAGGCAGATGGGGCGGAGACGAATTCCTGATCCTGCTGCCGAAAACCGATACCGCTTCTGCCCAGGATCTCATACAGAAGCTAGAGGAGGAATTTAAGCAAAATGACCGCCTTCCCCTGCAGATCAGCATATCCCTGGGATTTGATGTTAAATACAGCGTGTATGAAAATCTTCATCAGGTTCTGCAAAAAGCGGAAGAACAAATGTACCATAAAAAGCTTTTAGAAGGAAAAAGCTACCGCAACCGAATCATAAATACCCTTTTGGCCACTCTGCATGAAAAGAGCATGGAAACGGAAGAACATACCTTAAGGATTGAAACCTACTGTATCGCAATGGCCCAAAAGCTGGACCTGGCTCCTGAAGAAAAAAATGATTTATCCCTTCTGTCCATGCTTCACGATATCGGAAAAGTCGGAATCAGTATGGAGATCTTAAAGAAACCCGGCCCCTTAAGCGATGAGGAATGGAAAGAGATGAAACGCCATCCGGAAATCGGCTACCGCATCGCCCAAAACACTCCTGAGCTCTCTACTGTATCTGATTATATCCTCTCCCATCATGAGAGATGGGATGGGTCCGGCTATCCCAGAGGCTTAAAAGAAACTGAAATTCCACTGCTATGCCGCATTCTTGCAGTTGCCGATGCATTTGATGCCATGACAAGCAATCTGACTTACCGCAAGGCTATGGACAGCCTGGATGCAATGGAAGAAATCAGACGCTGTTCCGGAACACAGTTTGACCCAGAGATCGCCAAACTGTTTCTGGATCTTAACAAAATTTACTGATAAGCTGAGCCCGAACCAAATGTCCTCCTTTTTAATAACATGTTATTAGGAAAGGAGGCAATCCTCATGAACACCTGTAATTTTAACGGGCTTACCGGTCGTGTTGTAACTCCAGACGACCCTTGTTATCATGAACTAAGACAAGTATATAACAGAGCAGTCCAAAAATTCCCCCTGGCCATTGTCTACTGCCAGAATCAGGAAGATGTCAGCAATGCTGTTTTGTGGTCCCGAAGAAACCACATCTGCCTGCGGATCCGAAACGGAGGCCATAATTATGAAGGCTACTCCACCGGAGATGATATACTTGACATTGATATAAGTGAAATGAACCAGCTTGCCATAGATGAAAACGCCCATTTACTTCACGTTCAGGGAGGCGTAACTAACAAACAGCTATACGAATTCGTCTCATCAAAAGGTTACCCCTTCCCTGGCGGGACCTGCCCCACGGTTGGGGTAGGCGGATATGCCTTAGGCGGAGGCTTCGGACTCTCCTGCCGCTACTTTGGACTTGGCTGTGACAATCTTTTGGAAATCCGTATGGTCAATTACGAAGGCTGCATTATAAAAGCCAATTTACAGGAAAATTCCGATTTATTTTGGGCCTGCCGGGGAGCGGGGGGAGGAAACTTTGGCGTAATCGTTTCCATGACATTCCGCCTTCCTCAGAAGGTAAATAAAGTTACACTCATTGACATAAGATATCCCCATGCAAACCAGGAAAAGCAGTCTTCGTTTCTGCTGACCTGGCAGGACTGGCTGAAAGATGCCGATCAGAGAGTAACCTTAATCTCAAGAATTTACAATGACCTAATGGAGGGACTTGCAATTATCGCAAGAGGTATCTTTTATGGACCTCCTGAAGTGGCCCTTGGAATCATTGCTCCCCTCCTTGAGCTTGGAGGTGTAAAATACAGTTTAAAATACGTGACCTTCTTAGAAGCTGTTACAATTATCGGGGATTTTTATCCACCCTTTGAAGCGTTCAAATCAGCAAGCCGTTTTGCTGTGCGGGACTTTAGCAGCTGTGAAAGCTTTAATATTGCCGGGCTTATAAAAGAACGGGCCGAAGGCTCCGTCTATGCCAGCATTTCCTTTTATGCCCTGGGAGGCAGGGTGGCGGAGGTGGATGTGGATGAAACCGCGTTTTTCTTCCGCGATGCCCACTTTATTGTCTGGCTTGACACCGTATTTGAAGACCATCGATGCAAAAATGCTGCCTGGGTAGCTGATAGATTCAGCTATTTGGAATCAGTTACCGACGGCTCCTATGTAAATTTCCCCTATGCATGCCTTCCCTGCTATCTTGAAGAATATTATGGTACCCATGTTTGCAGATTAAAAGAGGTAAAGAAGAAATATGATCCGCTCAACACTTTTACCTTTCCTCAGGGGATCGGCGAGTTTTTCAACATGGACTATACAGCTTCTAAATGCTGTAACCTTTCCTGGTAACCCTTTTAAATGGCAAAGGCATGAATGCAAAAGCACCCTCGCGCAAATCAGGATTCACGCGGGGGTGCTTTTGTGGGGTCGGCCTGGCCTAAAATCTGGTACAGAAGCCGGTATAAGGTTTTAAACTCGTCCTTATTTACAGGTACACATTGAGAGATCCGGTCAGGGATGGTTACAGCCTTGTCTTTTAGCTGTTCTCCCTTTTCCGTCAGTTCAACGATCACACTTCTCTCGTCTTCCTTGGCACGGCTCCGTTTGAGCAGGCCGGCAGCTTCCATTTTTTTTAACAAAGGAGTCAGGGTGCCGCTGTCCAGATACAAAAGCTCTCCCATTTTTTTTATGGTGACCTGTCTTCTCTCCCATAATACCATCATGGCGATATACTGGGTATAGGTCAGACCGATCTCATCAAGGAATGGTTTATACCATTTGATGATCTCACGGGAGCAGGCATAAAGCGGAAAACATAGCTGGTTCTCCAATTTTAATTTTTCATAGTCCATAACTTCTATCCTCTCTCCCATTGCGATCCTCTCTGCATTTTTTTATAATAAACTCTTTACAACTTCTTTTACATACTTCATATCCGCAGTCGGCTCAAAGCGCCTGACCACATTCCCCTGGCGATCCACAAGGAATTTGGTGAAATTCCACTTAATATCCGGTTCATCTTTATAATTGGGATTAAGCGCTTCAAACTTCTGTTCCAGGCGGGACGTCAGCTCGTGTCCCGGGTCAAAGCCTTCAAAGCCCTTTTCATTCACCAGGTAATGGTACAGAGGAATCGCATTCTCTCCATTTACGTCAATCTTTGCAAACTGGGGGAAGGTGACTCCAAAGCGTCCGGTACAAAAGGAATGAATTTCTTCGTTATCGCCAGGCGCCTGGTTTCCAAACTGGTTGCAGGGAAAATCAAGAATCTCAAATCCTTTGACACCATACTCGTCATACATGGCCTGAAGGTCCGTATACTGGGGAGTAAATCCACAAACCGTTGCCGTATTGACGATCAGTAACACTTTGCCTGCAAAATCGGATAAAGGTTTCTCTGTGCCATCCATCTCTTTCACTGTAAAATCATAAACAGACATTTCATGGTCCTCCTTTTTATATTATGCAAAATTATATTTATTAAAATCATACTTATCATAAAACTTTATTTGTCATTTGTCAATGGTGTTATAAAATTAAATTGTGCAAAATCAAAAATTCGCAGGTTTACTTAAATAATACAGCCAGAAAAACGAATGATCCATATCACGAACTGTTATGTGACTCAATCACAGACATCTTTTAAATTCTTGTTTATACTTAACGAAGCAACATGTGACCATTCGTTAATTTAAAAATATAGCAGGAGGCATATTATGAAGAAAATTGTAATTATCGGCGGAGTAGCCGGAGGAGCCAGCTGTGCAGCCAGGCTGCGCAGGCTTGACGAGGAGGCAAATATCATTATGTTTGAACGGGGAGAATACATTTCCTACGCCAACTGCGGCCTTCCTTATCATGTAGGAGATTTGATCAAATCCAGAGATGCATTGCTGCTGCAGTCGCCGGAAGCAATGAAAAATAAATATAATATTGATGTCAGAGTAAAAAATGAAGTCACCTCCATTGA from Lacrimispora sphenoides JCM 1415 encodes the following:
- a CDS encoding helix-turn-helix domain-containing protein, whose product is MAKSPHTPEFRAKVSQEYLDGVGSYDYISAKYNIGSKTLRQWISKYTIYGIAAFAHKSGNTSYSSDFKIICVKAVLSGEGSVDDIVAKYNISSREVLRNWIKRYNANRELKDYNPKKEVYMAEARRRTSIEERKEIVEYCLKHNRDYKESASIYDVSYSQVYSWVKKYDANGEEGLSDKRGRHKTDDEVGELERLRRENLRLKRQLEEKDMVVELLKKVKEFEGM
- a CDS encoding helix-turn-helix domain-containing protein: MENSRVSSIIRTLRQEHRMTQRELADKMNLSDKTISKWERGLGLPDISLIPELSSILEIDIMNLLAGDLTPNDFTGGNMKNTKYFVCPTCQNITFCTGEAEVSCCGKKLAAQTLKKAEEGERLTVHLVEDDWYITSEHPMDKEHYISFVALASGDRLQIIKQYPEWNLNVRIPRREYGMLIWYSTDYGLRYQLLK
- a CDS encoding GIY-YIG nuclease family protein codes for the protein MDKSSRKALKEQYQNRKIVGGVYCIRCKDRDEAWFRATEDIQGAKNRFKFFVSTDSCPEPSMMDAWKESGASGFSFEVIEEIERNETQTDREFSDDVNTLLELWLEKNQNLDP
- a CDS encoding GNAT family N-acetyltransferase; translation: MTIREYHSKDIEEMAELFYDTVHKICSRDYTKEQLDAWSSKDIDRAAWDRSFLEHHTLVAEKNGMIVGFGDMDNTGYLDRLYIHKDYQGQGIATALCNRLEADFPAGPVTTHASITAKPFFESRGYRVIKEQQVERKGVILTNYVMKKF
- a CDS encoding LysM peptidoglycan-binding domain-containing protein, with amino-acid sequence MVVNPGITPNNLMIGQVICVPQGSRNRNMPSQTQPMTGPQTQPATQPRTQPMTGPQTQPMTGPQTQPMTGPQTQPMTGPQTQPMTGPQTQPMTGPQTQPTTQPRTQPMTGPQTQPMTQPQTQPMTGPQTQPTTGPMTQPQRRTQTQPQTSVPESGMNNCSGTMQSYTIQAGDNLWLISRRHSISIDEIMEANPGLNPNRLFIGQVICIPQAGGNRNMPSQAQPMTQPQTQPQTQPQTQPMNQPMSQAFIEEDRRRRNIRTRCPEGLHPYTVQAGDTLWLISQRHCTTVEAIMESNPGITPGNLFVGQEICIPRSAECAAPERPQNRPRNEEGRREERTVEERRRERMEEEGRRGRMEEERRRERPEEERRRERPEEERRRERPEEEGRRERPEEERRRERPEEERRRERPEEGRRGRTENLCPGGLHSYIIEAGDTLWIIAQRFQTTVEAIISVNPGVNPTNLFVGQVICIPFGQRQPPICPTPQPMPTPQPMPTPRPMPTPQPMPTPRPMPTPQPMPTPRPMPTPQPMPAPQPMPTPQPIPMPQPQPPITMCITEAEQNVSNYLRLLWLQHVYWTRMVIEGIAFDLPSLKVTTDRLLQNPKDFEEVLVTFYGQDTAARFAELLTTHLTIANDLVIAAKEGNVDAASDAEKRWYENADQIATFLSNINPNWSVDEWQEMLYNHLAMTKTEATDILTQNYEDSIDIFADIERGALEMADVMTQGIVQQFMQFFR
- a CDS encoding PAS domain S-box protein; this translates as MAKEEKEKIFMQMPLGYAYYEIIFGSTKHTREYVLSEANDAFFDLWGLDKEKALQKNVSLLLKNKAEAPAWRTFHERLENAEKDKHFIVIIGERSFKVTIYNPTSDGLTAIFDDITEINGELESQRAKNERLNRDIDVFFNSTQDGLFFLEYKNGEFRYIRNNMVHQRLTGLTIPLMEGKTPIEAMGDDVGSILQVGYKKCIASGETIMYEETVEFKGTPRNWLVRLTPVKENRKVSYIIGSRIDVTELKKLQEDKEQLLENLNSMFTEHSAVMLIIDMNTGKILNANPAARSFYGYTREEILTMHIQDISQTPNDAIKLMRVQALNNERPYSQFSHRLKDGTVKMVDVYSSQITYEGKSQLFSIIFDVSDREKFRYDLYWDKELLSVTLNSIGDGVVTTDNEGKITYLNQAAQEITSWNNETAIGRPFEEIFDLRNETSGEAISNPIRAVLKTGKIVEFANHTVLLNRQGDFIPITDSAAPIKDQTGHMYGVVMVFHDVSHEKKQQRRIMYLSYHDSLTEIFNRRYVEEEMIRIDRASMLPITVIMGDVNGLKVTNDVFGHKTGDLLLREVAKILKHALPKNGIAGRWGGDEFLILLPKTDTASAQDLIQKLEEEFKQNDRLPLQISISLGFDVKYSVYENLHQVLQKAEEQMYHKKLLEGKSYRNRIINTLLATLHEKSMETEEHTLRIETYCIAMAQKLDLAPEEKNDLSLLSMLHDIGKVGISMEILKKPGPLSDEEWKEMKRHPEIGYRIAQNTPELSTVSDYILSHHERWDGSGYPRGLKETEIPLLCRILAVADAFDAMTSNLTYRKAMDSLDAMEEIRRCSGTQFDPEIAKLFLDLNKIY
- a CDS encoding FAD-binding oxidoreductase; amino-acid sequence: MNTCNFNGLTGRVVTPDDPCYHELRQVYNRAVQKFPLAIVYCQNQEDVSNAVLWSRRNHICLRIRNGGHNYEGYSTGDDILDIDISEMNQLAIDENAHLLHVQGGVTNKQLYEFVSSKGYPFPGGTCPTVGVGGYALGGGFGLSCRYFGLGCDNLLEIRMVNYEGCIIKANLQENSDLFWACRGAGGGNFGVIVSMTFRLPQKVNKVTLIDIRYPHANQEKQSSFLLTWQDWLKDADQRVTLISRIYNDLMEGLAIIARGIFYGPPEVALGIIAPLLELGGVKYSLKYVTFLEAVTIIGDFYPPFEAFKSASRFAVRDFSSCESFNIAGLIKERAEGSVYASISFYALGGRVAEVDVDETAFFFRDAHFIVWLDTVFEDHRCKNAAWVADRFSYLESVTDGSYVNFPYACLPCYLEEYYGTHVCRLKEVKKKYDPLNTFTFPQGIGEFFNMDYTASKCCNLSW
- a CDS encoding MarR family winged helix-turn-helix transcriptional regulator is translated as MGERIEVMDYEKLKLENQLCFPLYACSREIIKWYKPFLDEIGLTYTQYIAMMVLWERRQVTIKKMGELLYLDSGTLTPLLKKMEAAGLLKRSRAKEDERSVIVELTEKGEQLKDKAVTIPDRISQCVPVNKDEFKTLYRLLYQILGQADPTKAPPRES
- a CDS encoding glutathione peroxidase, whose amino-acid sequence is MSVYDFTVKEMDGTEKPLSDFAGKVLLIVNTATVCGFTPQYTDLQAMYDEYGVKGFEILDFPCNQFGNQAPGDNEEIHSFCTGRFGVTFPQFAKIDVNGENAIPLYHYLVNEKGFEGFDPGHELTSRLEQKFEALNPNYKDEPDIKWNFTKFLVDRQGNVVRRFEPTADMKYVKEVVKSLL